The genomic interval AATAATAATACCAATTGCCTTTTGAATTATTTATCTTATCCTGGATAAGATATACAAAAGATGATGAGTCTTCTCAGACCCATCATCCTTACCTGAATCTAAATAAGCTGACCAGGTTAAGATTTAATAAATTCTAAAAGGTCTTTATTAATTGTTTCCGCTTCTGTTGTTGGCATTCCATGAGGAAAACCAGGGTAAGAGATCAATTTTCCGTTTGGCAAAAGTTTTGCCGCTTTAGGAGCTGAAATTGAATAGGGAACAATTTGATCATCCTCTCCATGCATCACCAGTACAGGGATTTCTACACTCTTCAAATCTTCAGTGAAATCAGATTCTGAAAAAGCTTTAATTCCTTCATAATGTGCCTTTACAGAACCCATCATCCCTTGTCTCCACCAATTTTGTTTATTTCCTTCAGATACTTTTGTCCCTTCACGGTTATAACCATAAAAAGCAGTAGGAAAATCATGGTAATACTGAGGTCTGTGAAAACCTGTACCTTCTCTGATTTCATCAAAAACTGACATCGGTACCCCGTCTGGATTATTTTCTCCTATAACCATAATCGGAGTTACGGCGCTAATCAGTACTGCTTTTGCAACACGGCCTTTTCCATACTTTGCAACATATCTGATTACCTCACCGCCACCAGTCGAGTGGCCAATGTGAATTGCATCTTTAAGATCCAGGGCTTTTGTGAGTTCAGCCACATCTTCTACATAAGTATCCATGTCATGACCCTGTGAAGACTGACTTGATCTTCCATGTCCGCGGCGGTCATGTGCGATCACACGGTATCCATGATTTAAGAAAAACATCATCTGTGTATCCCAATCATCACCCGATAATGGCCATCCATGATGAAAAACGATTGGTTGCCCTGTTCCCCAATCCTTGTAATAAATTTCAGTTCCGTCTTTTACTTTAATGGTACTCATAATTTTAAATTTTATAATGTGTTTAAACAATCCCAATCCAGCAATTTGTATGCCTTCTGATTAATTAGTTGTAATTCAATTTATTACATGTTTTTGTGAATTTTAAAACTATCTATATATCGTCAATTTACGTCTTTCTTTCAAAATCCACCTGCTTATGCAAGCTCTGAAATGGATTCCAGCGGCGTATATGAACTAAAAGTAACGGTTATATCAAGTCCATTTTTACTGGTAATAGAAAGATTGCCGTCCAGTTGTTTGACCAGTCCGTCAATTAAGGTCATACCAAAAGAATTGTTGGCCTCAAAATCAAAATCAGGAACTAAACCGATACCATTATCCTGTATGTTGAGGATGATTTTTTTCTCTTGTTCTTTAAGAAAGATAGAAATTAAACCTTCCTTTCCATCAGGAAATGCATATTTAATAGCATTCGTCACTACTTCATTTATAATCAATCCGACAGGGATTGCTCTGATAATATCCAGTTGAAATTCTTCTACCTGAATAATAAAAACTATTGTTTTCTCCAGATCAAAGCTGGTTTTTAAATAGGTTAGCAACTCGTGGACATAATCATACATCGATATGCTGTTCATCTGATCATCTAAATATAATTTTTCATGCACCAGAGACATAGCCTGCATTCTGCGCTGACTAGTTTTAATTGCCATTGTTGCATCTTTATTATCGATATAATAGCCTTGTGATTTTAGCAGACTTTGCATCATCTGCAAATTATTTTTTACCCTGTGGTGAATTTCTTTGACCAGCCATTCTTTTTCCTGTAATAAATTTTGCTGTTTCTTATTTAACATGTACAACGCTTCATTCTGCCTGTTGATTTTCTGTTGTTTCGACTCCAGCTGTATATAACTATTTTGTTTCAGCCTGAAACGATTATAGCCGATAGCTATAATAAGGCCAAGCATTACAATTCCTGCGAAGGCGAAATTTCTGGACTGGGAAGATTGAGAAATACGCCGCTGCTGCAACTGTGAATCCTTTTGCAAAAGTTTGATATCTTTCTCTTTTCGGGCTGTTTCGTACCTGATCTGCATATCAGCAAGTCTCCCTGTATTTGAAATGTTATACATGGAATCCTTATAAGCTGAATATTTTTGATAGTATTTTATGGCTGAAGCATAGTTTCCAGAAGCAGAATCCACTTTAAATTGTAACAATGAAATATCTTTTGAAAGCGCTAATATTTTATTATCAAGTCCATGGAATCTCTTTAAATAAGGATATGCATCTGTATAACGTTTTTGATCTACATAAAACTTTCCAATAATATAATTCGCTTCAGCACCTGCTATAGACTTACTCCAATATATCGCTCCGTTTTTTATGGATAAACTATCCAACTCCATCATGTTGAGAAAATAGCGCTCTGCTATAACAGGTTTTTTTGCAGCTGCATAACAATTGCCCTTAATTGCCATTAAAACCTGACGATCTCTCAGACTTATAGCCGGGTTTTCCTTTTCAAATCGCTGTGTGAAAACTATGGCTTCTTTAACTTTGCCCTGTAAAATAAGATTGTCAGTAATATTCTTTGCCAGATAGAAAACCAGGTAAGTCCCTGTTTCTGTAAGTTGTTCCATAGCTAGTCCGAAGTATTTCAGGCTGTTATTCTGATCACCTAAACCAGAGTAAATTTCCCCCAGACCATTATATACAATGCCTTTCATCCGGTTATCTTTGAGCTTTTCTATATTATCCAATGCAGCAAGAGAATAGGATAGGGCCTGACTAAAATTTCCTTTTTCCAGAAAGATATCTGATAAATGATAATAATATTTATACAATTTAGTGACTTTAGCTTCCTTCAGTAAACCAATAGCCATACTGGAATACAATTGTGCGCTATCCAGGTTATTTAACTGTTCCTTATAAACCTGTCCGATATCATCTGCTGTATAAGCCATGTCAGGCTTAGCATTGATCTTTTTATATAAAGCAAGTGCCTGCTTCTGATATTTTATCGAAAGTGCCAGATTTTCCTGGCCTCCTGGCATATAGCGTCCAAGCTCAGAATACCAGTGTGCCTCTTCACTGATATTACCCAACTGATGCCAATAAGTAATTACATTTTCAAATGAGGAAATACCTCGTTTGAGATCGTCAGATAAAAAATAATATTTTCCCAGTGCTATTTGTGACTCCTGTTGCCAACGGATCAATTTAAAAGTCTGGCTTAACCGGAGTGCGTTGTGCAGGAATGGGTATCCTTTCTTTATATTATTTTTCAGGCTTCCTGGCAGATTTATATAATGTTCACCAAGCACAAGATTTAGTCGTACTTGCTGTTCGGGTGAAACTGTTTTGATCAGGATCAATGCCTTGTTAATGTTTTCCTGCTCCGCAAATACCCTGCAAATAAGAAAAGTTGATTCGTTATACCCTGGTTGATAATCTAATTTATTACTGAGTTGCCTGGCTTGCAGCGCATAATTCATACAGCTATCCAGATCATTATACCGGTCTGATCTTCTCCACCAGTAAATGGCTGCAATTTTATTGAGCAGCCATACTTTTGTGGTGTCGTTTTTGAATTCGGGTAGTTTAGTCAGCAGTTCGCTAGCAGAGATCTCATTGAATTTTGGAACAGACAGTGTATTTCTTTTTGTTCCCTGACCAAATATAGGACCACAGGTAGCCAGAAGCAAAAGCAGTATCAATTGATATTTAAACATATTCTTCCCGGTTTGGCAATGGTGAGCGCGCAACTGGAAATCTCAGGCTGAAATGTACACCATTACTGGATTGAATGCTGACTATACCACCGAGTTGCTCGCCTAAACCTTTGATCAGGGTCATGCCCATTGAGGAGGTGCTGGAAAGGTCAAACCCTGACGGAAGGCCTATACCATTATCAGAAATTTTAAACTGGTAATAGCCATCTTCACAATCAGCTAAAGACAGCGTGATAATTCCTGGCGTATTATCAGGAAAAGCGTATTTTATAATATTGGTAATCGCTTCATTGATAATGAGTCCAAGTGGCATCGCCTGCGCGATGTCAAGTTTCACTTCCGGAACATTGATGTTAAACTTAATTCTTTGGTTGACATGAAAGGTTTCGCATAGAAATTTAATGAGTTCAGCCACATAATCCTGTATATTAATCATGGCTACCGTATCGGACTGAAATAATTTCTGATGAATTAAAGCTATAGACTGAATTCTGTTTTGGCTATCCCTGATGGCCATTATTGCCGATTCATCCTGAAGATAATTACGTTGTGCACTAAGCAGGCTCGTAATTACCTGTAAGTTGTTTTTTATCCTGTGATGTATTTCTTTAATCAGAAATTCCTTCTCTGAAAGTAGTTTTGTCTGCTTGTCAACCAGATTTTGGAGGGAATCGTTCTTCAGGTTAATTTCCTGTTGGTAAGCAAGCAATAACTGGCTGGCCTTTCTTCTGTTTCTGAAGTTATAATAGCATAACCCAATTATAAATGAAACCGCAATGAGGCCACCAATCTTATAGTTATCAATAGCTGAAATATAATCTGTCTGTGCAAAGAGCTGTCCGGGGATTTTTAGCATCGAACGTTTACTTGAAAAACTCATATTTTATCCCCAGTTTTTTTATTTTGGAATTTAATGTAGTGGAAGGGATGTTTAATACTTCTGCCGCGCCACCTGGCCCGAATACCTTTCCATTGCACATTTCCAGGATACTCAGAATGTGATCTCTTTCCATCTCATGCATAGTCTTTATGCTGAAAATGTCATCTGACTGAACAGTGGCCTGCTTCTGATTTGCCGGCAGATCTATTTCAGTAATTTCTGTCCCTTTGGAAAGTAGCATGCTTCTCTCTACCAGATGTTCAAGTTCCCTGATATTTCCAGGCCAGTCATATTGCTGCAAAGTGTACAGCGCTTTACTGGAAATTCCTTTAATAGATCTTGAAGTTCCTTTGTTATATTTATTCAGAAAATGATGGACAAGGGCAGGGATGTCTTCTTTTCTTTTGCGTAATGGAGGTAATTCGATTGGAAATACGTTAAGCCTGTAATAGAGGTCTAATCTGAAACGACCTTCTGCCACTTCTTTTTCCAGGTTTTTATTGGTAGCCGTGATCACCCTGACATTTATTTTCCTGGTATGAACACCACCCAGTCTTTCAATCTCTCTTTCCTGTAAAACCCTTAATAACTTAACTTGTGCCTCCAGCGGTAGTTCGCCAATTTCATCCAGAAAAATAGAACCTCCATCGGCCTGTTCGAATTTGCCGATTCTTTTGTCATAAGCACCAGTAAAAGCACCTTTCTCATGGCCAAAAAGTTCTGATTCGATCAAGGTTAATGGAAGAGCTGCGCAGTTTACAGTAATCATTGGTTTGGCTTTTCTTGAAGAAAGCTTATGCAGCGTCTGAGCAATCTTTTCCTTTCCTGTGCCACTTTCTCCAAGAATCAGAACTGAAGTATCATCTGGCGCAACCATTTCTATTTTCTCAAAAACGGAACGCAGCAAAGGGCTGTTTCCAATAATGCCGTTGAAATGGGGTAAGAAAGATTCTTCAGTTGAAGGTATATGCTTAGGTTTTTGTATTAAGGGTGTAAGAACAACCGGATTTTTCCCATATATAATATCTTCAATAATCAGAACCAGGCTTTCATGAAATTGGTTCAGGAGTATAGTGTCTTTCTCTCTATATTTTTTTGCAGCAGTACTAAAGAAAACAAACTGGAAACGCTCTTCTCCATATGGGATTTCCATTAAAAGCGCAGATTCTAATTTAAAATGGTCTGAAAGAGTTCTGATCCAGTTATTTTCCATTTTTAATTTTCTAAACTCATAGTCATTCCAGACAGAATTTTTACAGGAAACCATATGAATGGTACCCCACGATTTAAACGTCCGCTGTGAAACCGACATTTCAGCTAATAACTCTTCCTGGCAAAAGGTTCGGAAAATGTGTGTACTTTCCTGTTGTAAATTCAAATCCCTCACACTTGTTCCAGGTTGAATCCTTGCAATCCACAAAAAATTAAAAGGAACAATGGAATTAAGTGGCTTTCCCAATTGTTTCAGTCTTTCAGACAGCGATTCTTGTTTATTGATTATATTTTTAATTTGCTCCTGAATAGTCTGCTCTTCGTTTTTACTATATTTTAAGTTGTTTGTATGCCTGTACTGTGCAATGTCAAGCATCACCATCAGATCCTTTTCTCTGAATGGTTTGACTAAAAACCCATAAGGTAAAGTTGCTTTTGCGGCTTCCAGTATGTCCTGACTCGTATTTGCCGAAATATATATAAAAGGGATTCCAATTATTGTCAATTGTTCAGCCAGATCAATCCCTGACAGGTTACCTTTGAGTTGAATATCCAGTAATACCCAATCTGGTTGTTTTAACGTTATTAATTCCAGAGCCCTGGCTACTGAAGGAGCAATTCCACACACTCTATAACCAGCTCTTTCCAACATCATCTGCAGGTCATTAGCTACAATAAATTCATCCTCAACAATTAAAATCTTTTCTTTGCTCATCTTATTTTCAATATCTTACTTAGACTTCTCTGTTTATACCTAATTTTTTTATTTTCGAATTAAGGGTGGTCGCTGGTATTCCCAGCAGATCCGCTGCCCCACCGGTGCCTGATATTTTTCCTTTGCACATATCCAGGACGTCAATAATATGATCCCGTTCATTCTCCGAAATTGTTTTTATACCCGTTTGATCAGGTATTTCTTCGTTTTTTATTTCCAATTCCAGGAGGTCTTCCTGAAGAACACCATTTTTTGATAAAAGAATAGCTCTTAAAACAACATGTTCTAGTTCTCTGATGTTGCCAGGCCAGTTATAATGGATCATTTACTCCATGAACCTGCTTGAAATTCCGGATATTTCCCTGTCGAGCAATTTTGCATGTTTTTCAATGAAATAGGCTACGAGGATTGGAATATCCTCTTTTCTGGCGCGCAGGGATGGAACGTGAAGAGGAAAAACATTGAGTCTGAAAAATAAATCTAATCTGAATTTCCCCTTTGATATCTCTTTCTCCAGCTGAAGATTGGTTGCTGCAATTATCCTCAGGTCAACTGGAACAGGATTTTTGCCGCCTACACGTTCAATCTCTTTCTGCTGAAGCACCCTTAATAATTTAGCCTGGAGATCAAATGGCATTTCCCCGATCTCATCAAGGAAAATTGTTCCGCCACTGGCTTCTTCGAATTTTCCCATGCTCTGGCTGGTTGCTCCTGCAAAGGCATCTTTTTCATGCCCGAAAAGTATAGACTCCATAAGATCGTTAGGTAAGGCAGCACAATTTACTGCAACAAGTGGTTTGTTTTTTCGCGTAGACAGCCTGTGCAGGTTTTGTACGATCAGTTCTTTCCCGGTGCCACTTTCTCCTGTAATTAATACGGAAGTATCAGTAGGAGCAACAATCATCAGTTGGTCCAGCAGGTTGAGCAGGGCAGGGCTCTGGCCAATAATATCCTTGAATTTATCTTCCTCAACAGGAAATGGTATTTTGTTTTTCTCTGGTACATTGGTATTCTTTTTGAATGGACTGACCTTCTCAAATTCAATGATATGCAGGAGGTTTTTGGCCAGTGTGCTTTCCAGAAGATTCAGTAGCTCTGAATGTTCACGTTTGAAAATATTGTCAAGCTTGCTGTAAAAAGAAAGCGTAATACAATCTCCATTACTGAGGATAATAGATTTAACCAGGTTGGATTTTAGGTTACCGGCAAGCTCATCTGCTGATACCATATCATATTCATTAAACTGTTTACGCGCTATTCCGATTTTGGAAAGCATGGTGCTGTCATTCGTTGTTGCTGTAAGCGTCAGAAAATCAAAAGGCAGATAGGCTTGAAATGCGCCAGTAATCAATAAAAGTTTTTTCTTCCAGTTTAACGGCTTCATGGAAACATCGGCAATGAAATCTTCCATAAACAATTTGCTGCTGATTTTAAGATTTTGAACATGCTCCATGCGGTAACGTGCAATGTCAATACTGAGTAATACATCTTTATCCCGATAAGGTTTAACTATAAATCCATAGGGCATTGTAGATTTGGCGGCCTCCATTACTTTTTCATTGGAATTGGCAGAAATATAGATAAATGCAATCTGTTTATCCATCAGGATATTTGCCAGGTCAATTCCTGTCTGCTTTCCTTTCAGAAATATATCAAGCAGAACCAGACCGACTTCCTGTTGCCCTAATATAATCAGCGCAGTTTTCACCGAATCTGCAATTCCTGCGATCTCGTATCCTGCACGGGTAAGAATCATTTTCAGATCATGGGCAACAATAAATTCGTCTTCGACAATTAGAATTCGGTCTGTCATATTTAGATTGTATTCAGCAGATTTTAAATATTACTTAGCTAATAGTATGCTTTCTTTTGATTTTAAACTTCTTTATTTTGGAATTCAGTGTGGTTGCAGGAACACCTAATAATTCTGCTGCACCTCCTTTCCCTGATATTTTTCCTTTACATAACTGGAGTATATGAAAAATATGATCCCGTTCATTATCAAAAATAGTCTTGATGGTTGTTCCGGGCTTGGCGTTTTCAATTGATAGATTCTCTATTTTAGGGAGATGTATTTCTTTAATCATATTGCCTTTAGACAATAACACACTGCGTTCCATTAAATGTTCCAGTTCGCGTACATTACCAGGCCAGGGGTAGGTTATCAGGGAATTGAAAACACTTCTGGATAGTGTTTTTATTTCTTTACCCGTTTTCTTAGCGAATTTGTTCATAAAATATATGGACATTTCAACTATATCTTCTTTTCGTTCTCTCAAAGGAGGAATAGTGATTGGGAATACATTCAAACGGTAAAAAAGATCACTCCGGAATTTACCATTTTCTACTTCTTTTGCAAGGTTTCTATTGGTTGCAGCTATGATTCTTACATTTGTTTTGATGACACTCTTACCGCCAACACGCTCAATTTCTTTTTCCTGAATTGCGCGGAGTAGCTTTACCTGAATATCCAGCGGAAGTTCTCCAATTTCATCCAGGAAAAGCGTGCTGTTATGAGCGAGTTCAAATTTTCCAGCCCTTCGGTCTGTCGCCCCGGTAAAACTGCCTTTTTCGTGTCCGAATAGTTCACTTTCTACCAGGTTTGCTGGCAAGGCAGCACAGTTTACCTTAATCATTAATTTATCTTTTCTTGGAGAGTTTACATGTATAGCTCTGGCGATCAGTTCTTTGCCTGTTCCAGTTTCCCCCTGAAGAAGAACAGTACTATCTGAGTCAGCAACCTGTTCAATTAAATGAAATACATTTTTAATTCCAGGCCCCTGTCCAATAATTTCAGTATGGCTGTAGTTCTTTTCTACCTCTTCCTGCAGGTATGATTTTTCTTCTTCCAGCAGTTGTTTATAATGTTTTATTTCCTGAAGTTGCGCTTCGATTTTTTCATTCGCTTTAATATTTGAAACCGCAACAGAAATCTGGAGTGAAATGCTATGCAGCAGATTATAGTACGCATTGGAAACGGCATTGATCTCCTTAGTATACAGATAGAAAAAACCAACACATTCAGCTCTGTCCCAAATAGGCAGACCAATC from Pedobacter sp. WC2423 carries:
- a CDS encoding alpha/beta fold hydrolase, which gives rise to MSTIKVKDGTEIYYKDWGTGQPIVFHHGWPLSGDDWDTQMMFFLNHGYRVIAHDRRGHGRSSQSSQGHDMDTYVEDVAELTKALDLKDAIHIGHSTGGGEVIRYVAKYGKGRVAKAVLISAVTPIMVIGENNPDGVPMSVFDEIREGTGFHRPQYYHDFPTAFYGYNREGTKVSEGNKQNWWRQGMMGSVKAHYEGIKAFSESDFTEDLKSVEIPVLVMHGEDDQIVPYSISAPKAAKLLPNGKLISYPGFPHGMPTTEAETINKDLLEFIKS
- a CDS encoding sigma 54-interacting transcriptional regulator; this translates as MSKEKILIVEDEFIVANDLQMMLERAGYRVCGIAPSVARALELITLKQPDWVLLDIQLKGNLSGIDLAEQLTIIGIPFIYISANTSQDILEAAKATLPYGFLVKPFREKDLMVMLDIAQYRHTNNLKYSKNEEQTIQEQIKNIINKQESLSERLKQLGKPLNSIVPFNFLWIARIQPGTSVRDLNLQQESTHIFRTFCQEELLAEMSVSQRTFKSWGTIHMVSCKNSVWNDYEFRKLKMENNWIRTLSDHFKLESALLMEIPYGEERFQFVFFSTAAKKYREKDTILLNQFHESLVLIIEDIIYGKNPVVLTPLIQKPKHIPSTEESFLPHFNGIIGNSPLLRSVFEKIEMVAPDDTSVLILGESGTGKEKIAQTLHKLSSRKAKPMITVNCAALPLTLIESELFGHEKGAFTGAYDKRIGKFEQADGGSIFLDEIGELPLEAQVKLLRVLQEREIERLGGVHTRKINVRVITATNKNLEKEVAEGRFRLDLYYRLNVFPIELPPLRKRKEDIPALVHHFLNKYNKGTSRSIKGISSKALYTLQQYDWPGNIRELEHLVERSMLLSKGTEITEIDLPANQKQATVQSDDIFSIKTMHEMERDHILSILEMCNGKVFGPGGAAEVLNIPSTTLNSKIKKLGIKYEFFK
- a CDS encoding helix-turn-helix domain-containing protein yields the protein MIHYNWPGNIRELEHVVLRAILLSKNGVLQEDLLELEIKNEEIPDQTGIKTISENERDHIIDVLDMCKGKISGTGGAADLLGIPATTLNSKIKKLGINREV
- a CDS encoding histidine kinase dimerization/phosphoacceptor domain -containing protein, with amino-acid sequence MFKYQLILLLLLATCGPIFGQGTKRNTLSVPKFNEISASELLTKLPEFKNDTTKVWLLNKIAAIYWWRRSDRYNDLDSCMNYALQARQLSNKLDYQPGYNESTFLICRVFAEQENINKALILIKTVSPEQQVRLNLVLGEHYINLPGSLKNNIKKGYPFLHNALRLSQTFKLIRWQQESQIALGKYYFLSDDLKRGISSFENVITYWHQLGNISEEAHWYSELGRYMPGGQENLALSIKYQKQALALYKKINAKPDMAYTADDIGQVYKEQLNNLDSAQLYSSMAIGLLKEAKVTKLYKYYYHLSDIFLEKGNFSQALSYSLAALDNIEKLKDNRMKGIVYNGLGEIYSGLGDQNNSLKYFGLAMEQLTETGTYLVFYLAKNITDNLILQGKVKEAIVFTQRFEKENPAISLRDRQVLMAIKGNCYAAAKKPVIAERYFLNMMELDSLSIKNGAIYWSKSIAGAEANYIIGKFYVDQKRYTDAYPYLKRFHGLDNKILALSKDISLLQFKVDSASGNYASAIKYYQKYSAYKDSMYNISNTGRLADMQIRYETARKEKDIKLLQKDSQLQQRRISQSSQSRNFAFAGIVMLGLIIAIGYNRFRLKQNSYIQLESKQQKINRQNEALYMLNKKQQNLLQEKEWLVKEIHHRVKNNLQMMQSLLKSQGYYIDNKDATMAIKTSQRRMQAMSLVHEKLYLDDQMNSISMYDYVHELLTYLKTSFDLEKTIVFIIQVEEFQLDIIRAIPVGLIINEVVTNAIKYAFPDGKEGLISIFLKEQEKKIILNIQDNGIGLVPDFDFEANNSFGMTLIDGLVKQLDGNLSITSKNGLDITVTFSSYTPLESISELA
- a CDS encoding sigma 54-interacting transcriptional regulator encodes the protein MTDRILIVEDEFIVAHDLKMILTRAGYEIAGIADSVKTALIILGQQEVGLVLLDIFLKGKQTGIDLANILMDKQIAFIYISANSNEKVMEAAKSTMPYGFIVKPYRDKDVLLSIDIARYRMEHVQNLKISSKLFMEDFIADVSMKPLNWKKKLLLITGAFQAYLPFDFLTLTATTNDSTMLSKIGIARKQFNEYDMVSADELAGNLKSNLVKSIILSNGDCITLSFYSKLDNIFKREHSELLNLLESTLAKNLLHIIEFEKVSPFKKNTNVPEKNKIPFPVEEDKFKDIIGQSPALLNLLDQLMIVAPTDTSVLITGESGTGKELIVQNLHRLSTRKNKPLVAVNCAALPNDLMESILFGHEKDAFAGATSQSMGKFEEASGGTIFLDEIGEMPFDLQAKLLRVLQQKEIERVGGKNPVPVDLRIIAATNLQLEKEISKGKFRLDLFFRLNVFPLHVPSLRARKEDIPILVAYFIEKHAKLLDREISGISSRFME
- a CDS encoding sigma 54-interacting transcriptional regulator, with the protein product MENVQNLEKPHTQSNRLKNESESIFSLQEIAVLLSLSNAIATIRNKTDLFHVIEEKLKKLFCFEHFVICLINEDKKTHSPFLYNQTESFIKNRGIAPASTKKYGLDDGLCHIMMSTDIPVVFNVEEVLKWPSPPIWLEFWFHLGIREMIGLPIWDRAECVGFFYLYTKEINAVSNAYYNLLHSISLQISVAVSNIKANEKIEAQLQEIKHYKQLLEEEKSYLQEEVEKNYSHTEIIGQGPGIKNVFHLIEQVADSDSTVLLQGETGTGKELIARAIHVNSPRKDKLMIKVNCAALPANLVESELFGHEKGSFTGATDRRAGKFELAHNSTLFLDEIGELPLDIQVKLLRAIQEKEIERVGGKSVIKTNVRIIAATNRNLAKEVENGKFRSDLFYRLNVFPITIPPLRERKEDIVEMSIYFMNKFAKKTGKEIKTLSRSVFNSLITYPWPGNVRELEHLMERSVLLSKGNMIKEIHLPKIENLSIENAKPGTTIKTIFDNERDHIFHILQLCKGKISGKGGAAELLGVPATTLNSKIKKFKIKRKHTIS
- a CDS encoding sensor histidine kinase produces the protein MSFSSKRSMLKIPGQLFAQTDYISAIDNYKIGGLIAVSFIIGLCYYNFRNRRKASQLLLAYQQEINLKNDSLQNLVDKQTKLLSEKEFLIKEIHHRIKNNLQVITSLLSAQRNYLQDESAIMAIRDSQNRIQSIALIHQKLFQSDTVAMINIQDYVAELIKFLCETFHVNQRIKFNINVPEVKLDIAQAMPLGLIINEAITNIIKYAFPDNTPGIITLSLADCEDGYYQFKISDNGIGLPSGFDLSSTSSMGMTLIKGLGEQLGGIVSIQSSNGVHFSLRFPVARSPLPNREEYV